tgattttgagccacttcgatcactaggcaaataatatcgaaaaatcgcaaaatttattttctagatacttcaaatactctagatcaagtctaacggagccgatcgtcgattcgaaagtccaaacatcgaaaacaaagtggaagcacggagccctccgtgcttccataagcattctagccgcactatatatatagtgtccggctactatcctattaataggattgtgacccttgtcctatcaagtcgttttgaatgatcggaacttcaaattgataatcggcaccgttgaagttgatctacactattagaaatgtttagaaaccaaattttgtattatttaaaaatcattatcaagtttatcttaagagttgaaaaatgaacggtcataaatgaataaccttcttaaaatagaggttagactttctcagttcgtaatcagagttatcaaatattatctaaatagtataaagaattttcgatcaaaaattcaagcaatttggattgctctacaccgttaaacaagcaaacggctcatataggccatcaaaaattgtcgattttataACACTTTGATCAAcatgtaaaccattatcaaaatttatgaaatttagtttctagagatttcaaatactctagatcaacttcaacggctccgatcatcgattcggaatctcgatcatcaagaacaacttgataggacaagtgctcctatcctattaataggatagtagcattagcctatatatatatatatagtccggctactatgctattaataacatgaagcgcttggtgctaccaagttttccaccgttaaatctacattttgatcattttcacccgttagatcatacttttcaaacaaccacccactcaaccctagagggcccacattaTCTTAACCATATATCTCTTAAtacaatggccaaaaacttggtagcaccaatgacttggtgctattaatagcatagtagcctagttatatatatatatatagagtgggctggtatgctttcgtaagcacggaggcctccgtgcttccactttgttttcgatgttcggactttcgaatcgacgatcggctccgttagagttgatctagagtatttaaagtaccaagaaattaaattttgcgatttttcgatatcatttgcctagtgatcgaaggggctcaaaatcaataattttaacggccgtggtgagccagttgcaagtttaacggtgtagaaatattcaaatcacgtgaaattttgatagaaaattctttataccatataaaacaagatcaataactttgatctaaaattttaatgtcatatcatcatattttgtgagatttttatttNtatatatatatatatatattttttttttttttttgccatgtAAAAGAAGCTTATCAAAGGAGGGacggggggagagagagagatgatgggTTTTTGCGTGTTGAAATGGCTCTGCTCACTGCTTAAACGGTGATCTACTAGTACAAGccaacccatctctctctccctccctgtcctgctctctctctctctctctctctctctctctctctctctctctctctctctctctctatatatatatatatatatatatatatatatttgatgttatatttgaatttatattttaaaattttaaatttaatataatatattttgaaatattgaaagaaaaaataattattttgggtttgggtctcgggtttggagttgcgttcgggtttttaaaaatctgccccgaatccaacccgttgacatctctagttgGATTGCAGCATAATCCTTCCTCAAAACCTGCATATTCAACTTCTATGGTATGAACTGTGGTATGATTGTAATACAGAAAAATAGGAAGTTCACAGAAATTGGCAATGCTATGCATGCATATACAATATTTCTCTTGTATAACACAAACAAAACATTGCCAAATTCTGATTTTCTGCATAGTTAGCATTATCGCATAGTTAGCATTATCGCCCATTCTATACCAGAAATGCCAAAACGGAAGAGCACACTGGGCAAGAAAAGCAAACTTTTTTTAGACAATATTCACATGGCCCAATCATGAATATAGCACATTTAATTAGACTTCGAACGTGGTCTCATAGAAAGCCAGTCGCTAGAAACAATACTTCTCGCACAATGTAACCAACATTAAAAATCAGAAACAGCATAACACAAACCAAGTTTAGAAACTAGTACTAATAGGCAACGAAACAAAACAGCCTTCATACAATAAGCGGTAATTAGGGTCTCAGGATAGGGTTACATCTTAAGTTATAACATAAGCTTAGCAGACACCATGACTGTGGCACAGTCATAAGCACCTAACAGCCAACCTAATAATAAAATAGAGCAGTCTTTGCTTGCCAATAGAAAGAGGCCTAACTCGTCTTCACATTACAAGCAGCACCACGAAGCTCATCCAGCCTCCTCTTAGCATCCCTTCGAGCGCCTTTGGGGGAGCTGTATTGTCGTGAACGCCCCTTTGTCCTCCAAGCACCCTAGTTCGTGAAGGATGGAAACAATGACAATGCGGCAAACAGGTCAAAAGAActtcaaaaatagaaaaaaatggaAGTATTGAGAAAGTTAAAGATACAAGAGTTATCTTGCTCACCGCAGCTGTCTTGGGTGTTGGCATTTTACATCTAGGTTCGTTAATCATTTGGCGGTCGAGGTCAGCCCTTGTCATACAGTAGGTGTTTCCAAACTCTACCATTGACATATCAGAAAACTGGTTGAGCCCCAGCGTGCATCCATAAGTTCTTTCTCGGTTATGCTTTCTAACAAACTCAAAGCATTCCTTGAAATTTGCGAACCGCCGCTCCTTCTCAGCAGCATCTGCGTACGTGCGTCCAAACTTTCTTATCCATAGCTCGTACCTACCGCGAATCAGCATGTCGGTTGCCCAAGTGACGGCCTTGTTAGTAAGGGCCTTCGCAAAGGCGGCCATGCTGCCACTGAGACAGAGGATATAATTGTTTTACAAACCACAAATAACTAGAGGCGTGGAAGGAACTGAACTAAGACATTCCAAGGAAAAGAAGAATCCAAGATACATGCCTTTCaacaattttttaagttttttaggTCTTTTTCTGATTTATACTTCCTTactttttaaagtttttgaaattGAGTATATGAGGTCAAATAAATTGAAGAGTTTATTAAATTTACTGatgaataattttaattactttatagcAAATGCAACTAAAATAATGAACGGCCAACGACTAACAGAGTTAATAAATTGCTGGCCATCTTAATAGAGTTTACTCatattcatgattttttggtgTTGTCATCTAATAAGGCCTGCAGTAATCGGCAATGTCCAATCAAATTATCGATTATTTCAACAATGAATCCCGTTAATAATGATTTCATAGAATTTACTCAGATTGATTGGCGATTTCATCAAAGAATTTGATAAACAGGCTAATAGTCGAGAGAGTATTTATATTCTGCTTGTAAGTTATCTTCCCAGAGTAAGATAAACCAATTACAGATGCCGAAACCTTGCAAtcacaaagaaaacaaaaaaaaaaatcctcagaGCCGATTAGTTGTCAATAGATAGGTAGATAATTTATTCTGGCACTCAAAAGGGGCTGTAACACACAAGTAATTACGGAATAACTTGTTCaaatgatttttgtttttttttttttaatgcttttgTAGACATCTAACCAAACTCATCATCTACCAATTGTTGCAGAGTcctttgtttaaaaaaaaaaaagagcaaatatCGAAACAGACCAGTCAAGTAATCAAGCAAACCTTAAAATTTCTCAGAGGAGGGTGAATTTAGGAATTCCAGATCAAATCAAAAACAACCATCCAATtgtttaaaagaaaaggaatttaAGAAAAGCGAAGTTTTACATCTAAAAGTGAGAAAACCCAAGCTTtggtaataataaaatatatcgtataaacgaaaaagaaaactttCTAGACATCCGAATACCTTGAGATCGGAAGGAAGCGAGCTCTGGTTTCAATCCGAATCAACAGATCGGAGATGGGAGAGAGAAGGGTGATTTTGAAACCCTCGATCAAATGCGGAGTCCGCCATTTTTGGTAACGGGAAAAGGGTTGCCGAAAATGGAAATAAATTTTCATCTGTATTATTTATGAACCAAAAATTGACTCAGTTTGGATTTTTCGGTTCGGGCGTGACTCCGGTTAGTTTGacgttttatttaaatttttaactatttattgattattttagttttattagctacaaaataatttaaaatattaaatttgacataactattaatttatttgataaaatttttagtttatgcATTTATGgttgtataattttaaaaaattaaatttatattagcCTTTTcggtaggggtgtaaaacgtACTGTGGCCGGGCTGCGGCACAGCACAGGTAATGTAGCATACTTGGCAGGCCGGGCCGGCTCGAGATGCAGTACCGTGCCGCGCCTCCCCTTAGACCTAGCGGCTCGGCACAGCACGACCAGAAACGGGCCTGGATCGTGCCGGGCCAAGAAGATGCACGGCCCCAACAGCAAGGCCCAAATTAGCATGGTTTAAGCTACTGGGGAGAAGGGCTTGGCTTGGCCCTTCCAACAAGGAGTTATCCACTGTAAGCGTTGGGagggaaaaattttaaaatgcaacaggtatattagtgacgtgccgtgacaaatcaatcaaatgtctcattttagaaatatatgtcccatcataatggtaaagaaatatttttattgtacttttgtttgaaaagaatgaatgtaattgacttgttattgatgacatAGTACAAGTGCAAAAATGATtgtaatatagaaaaataaaaagtgtgGTATGATTGTAATACAGAAAAATAGAAGTGTGGCATATTCAACTTCTATGGTATGAACTGTGGTATGATTGTAATACAGAAAAATAGGAAGTTTACAGAAATTGGCAATGCTATGCATGCATATACAATATTTCTCTTGTATAACACAAACAAAACGTTGCCAAATTCTGATTTTCTGAGTCGCTGTCCAGAGAACATTTGTATTAAGTCATAACAACTTAGAAGCTGTGGCTCAACGCTACTGCATAGATAGCATTATCACCCATTCTATACCAGAAATACCGAAAGTGGAGAGCACATTCAGATCTAGCATTTCACCGGGTAAGAAAAGCAAACTTTTTCTAGATAATATTCATATGGCCCAATCGTAAGTGTAGCACATTTTACTAGACTTCGAATGCGGTATCATAGAAAGCCAGTCGCTAGAAACAATACTTCTCGCACAATGTAACCAACATTTAAATCAGAAACAGCATAACAAAACAGCACACATTGTACCCAAGTTTAGAAACTAATATTAGCAGGCAACGAAACAAAATAG
This genomic window from Ananas comosus cultivar F153 linkage group 3, ASM154086v1, whole genome shotgun sequence contains:
- the LOC109707084 gene encoding actinidain-like; the encoded protein is MKIYFHFRQPFSRYQKWRTPHLIEGFKITLLSPISDLLIRIETRARFLPISSGSMAAFAKALTNKAVTWATDMLIRGRYELWIRKFGRTYADAAEKERRFANFKECFEFVRKHNRERTYGCTLGLNQFSDMSMVEFGNTYCMTRADLDRQMINEPRCKMPTPKTAAGAWRTKGRSRQYSSPKGARRDAKRRLDELRGAACNVKTS